A stretch of Lactuca sativa cultivar Salinas chromosome 6, Lsat_Salinas_v11, whole genome shotgun sequence DNA encodes these proteins:
- the LOC111887533 gene encoding AAA-ATPase ASD, mitochondrial → MMGDMTQLGSLMAAVMFVWAIFRQLFPEEFQRDVRKYVNKVVSYVYPYVEITFHEYQADSWSKRSKAFVSIERYLSTNSSNRAKRLKANVVKDCESVVLSMDDYEEVTDEFRGIKIWWTSSKSIPQQRAFFSYRGEEEKRYYRLTCQREHRDIITKVYLQHVLDEGKAIAVKTRQRKLYTNNKSENWSGYKRNMWSHIIFEHPSTFDTLAMDPKKKKEILDDLMMFSKSKDYYKKVGKSWKRGYLLYGPPGTGKSSMIAAMANLLEYDIYDLELTSVKDNTDLRKLLIETSSKSIIVIEDIDCSLDLTGQRKEKKEESKEEEKDPVRKKVEEEKDKNTGSEVTLSELLNFIDGLWSACGSERLIVFTTNFVEKLDPALIRRGRMDKHIELSYCCFESFKVLAKNYLDLESHDLFSTISRLLEETKMTPADVAENLMPKSFEENAESCLNKLIQSLENAEEEARLKSVVDARIKAEEEAAKKIEENGEKVQETDAKLGDGEGKKSNQDTEIVQVGDGKENGVLTA, encoded by the coding sequence atgatggGGGATATGACTCAGTTAGGGTCTCTAATGGCTGCCGTAATGTTCGTTTGGGCAATATTCCGGCAACTGTTTCCTGAAGAGTTCCAAAGGGATGTCAGGAAATACGTTAACAAAGTGGTTAGCTATGTGTATCCTTACGTCGAAATCACTTTTCATGAATACCAAGCAGACAGCTGGTCCAAGCGAAGTAAAGCCTTTGTTTCCATTGAACGTTACCTCAGCACCAACTCCTCCAACAGAGCCAAAAGGCTCAAAGCAAACGTGGTCAAAGACTGTGAATCCGTCGTCCTGAGTATGGACGACTACGAAGAGGTCACAGACGAGTTCAGAGGCATCAAGATCTGGTGGACGTCGAGTAAAAGCATCCCACAACAGCGGGCTTTCTTTTCATATCGAGGTGAGGAGGAGAAGCGGTATTACAGGCTCACATGTCAAAGAGAACACAGAGATATCATCACTAAAGTTTACTTGCAGCATGTACTCGATGAAGGAAAGGCTATTGCAGTGAAAACAAGGCAACGAAAGCTCTATACTAACAACAAGAGTGAGAACTGGTCTGGTTACAAGAGGAATATGTGGAGCCACATCATATTCGAGCACCCTTCCACATTCGACACTCTTGCAATGGACCCGAAAAAGAAGAAAGAGATTTTGGATGATCTTATGATGTTCAGCAAGTCGAAAGACTACTACAAGAAGGTGGGCAAGTCATGGAAACGAGGATATCTTCTTTATGGCCCACCAGGAACCGGAAAGTCTAGCATGATTGCTGCCATGGCTAACCTTCTGGAATACGACATCTATGATCTTGAATTAACCTCCGTGAAAGATAACACGGACTTGAGGAAGCTACTCATCGAAACATCAAGTAAGTCTATAATTGTGATCGAGGACATCGACTGTTCACTTGATTTAACTGGTCAGCGAAAGGAGAAAAAAGAAGAAAGTAAAGAGGAGGAGAAGGATCCAGTTCGCAAGAAGGTCGAGGAGGAAAAGGATAAGAATACGGGAAGTGAAGTAACTTTATCCGAGCTTTTGAACTTCATTGATGGGCTATGGTCGGCTTGTGGGAGTGAGAGACTGATCGTGTTCACAACAAACTTTGTTGAAAAGCTCGACCCTGCTCTTATTAGGAGAGGAAGAATGGATAAGCATATCGAGCTTTCCTATTGTTGTTTCGAATCGTTCAAGGTGCTTGCAAAGAACTATTTGGATCTTGAATCACACGACTTGTTTTCAACCATCAGTCGACTCTTGGAGGAGACCAAGATGACTCCAGCTGATGTTGCGGAGAATTTGATGCCAAAGTCTTTTGAAGAGAATGCTGAGAGTTGCTTGAACAAGTTGATCCAATCTCTGGAGAATGCAGAAGAAGAAGCAAGGCTGAAATCTGTGGTGGATGCCAGGATCAAAGCTGAGGAAGAAGCAgctaagaagattgaagaaaatGGTGAGAAGGTACAAGAGACTGATGCAAAGTTAGGTGATGGAGAAGGAAAGAAGTCTAACCAGGATACTGAAATTGTACAAGTTGGCGATGGAAAAGAAAACGGTGTCTTGACTGCATAG